A window from Primulina huaijiensis isolate GDHJ02 chromosome 11, ASM1229523v2, whole genome shotgun sequence encodes these proteins:
- the LOC140988604 gene encoding small ubiquitin-related modifier 2-like, which yields MSSVEDEKKPTDPAGHINLKVKGQDGNEVFFRIKKNTQLKKLMNAYCDRQSVDFNSIAFLFDGRRLRGEQTPDELEMEDGDEIDAMLHQTGGTIAYLG from the exons ATGTCGAGCGTAGAAGATGAGAAGAAGCCCACCGATCCGGCGGGACACATCAATCTCAAAGTCAAAGGCCAG GATGGAAACGAAGTTTTTTTCAGGATTAAGAAGAATACTCAGCTGAAGAAGCTTATGAATGCCTATTGTGACCGACAATCTGTGGATTTCAATTCTATTGCTTTTCTGTTTGATGGTCGTCGTCTCCGAGGGGAACAAACTCCAGATGAG CTTGAAATGGAGGATGGTGATGAGATAGATGCAATGCTGCACCAGACTGGAGGTACCATTGCATATCTGGGATGA